A genomic window from Micromonospora ferruginea includes:
- a CDS encoding class I SAM-dependent methyltransferase, whose product MSTPTALTDLQREITTPGVGPDRLRLMAAPFVPEVRLHLAEDAILWWARMEAAAGRSLPPPYWASVWAGGQALARHLLDHPELAAGRRVLDLAAGSGLVAVAAALAGAADVVANDVDPYALAAVTVNARANRVRVTADGDDLLDGVADVDLLVAGDVLYDADLAARVLPYLRRCADRGVEVLLGDPDRGHLPPDGLELVASYPVPTTEPAVDSPVRRVQVLRPR is encoded by the coding sequence ATGAGCACTCCGACGGCGCTGACCGACCTGCAACGGGAGATCACGACGCCCGGGGTGGGCCCGGACCGGCTGCGACTGATGGCCGCGCCGTTCGTGCCCGAGGTGCGGTTGCACCTGGCCGAGGACGCGATCCTGTGGTGGGCGCGGATGGAGGCCGCCGCCGGCCGGTCGCTCCCACCGCCGTACTGGGCGTCCGTCTGGGCCGGCGGGCAGGCGCTGGCCCGGCACCTGCTCGACCACCCCGAACTCGCCGCCGGGCGGCGCGTGCTCGACCTGGCCGCCGGCTCGGGGCTGGTGGCCGTCGCCGCCGCGCTGGCCGGCGCCGCCGACGTGGTGGCCAACGACGTCGACCCGTACGCGCTGGCCGCCGTGACCGTCAACGCCCGGGCGAACCGGGTCCGGGTGACCGCCGACGGCGACGACCTGCTCGACGGCGTGGCGGACGTCGACCTGCTGGTGGCCGGCGACGTCCTCTACGACGCGGACCTGGCCGCCCGGGTCCTGCCCTACCTGCGGCGCTGCGCCGACCGGGGCGTCGAGGTGCTCCTCGGCGACCCGGACCGGGGCCACCTGCCGCCGGACGGGCTGGAGCTGGTGGCCAGCTACCCGGTGCCGACCACCGAGCCGGCCGTCGACTCCCCGGTACGCCGGGTGCAGGTGCTGCGCCCCCGCTGA
- a CDS encoding MBL fold metallo-hydrolase gives MTYTGDVTPGGPPAVRELDRLTVTKLSVGPMDNNAYLLRCHATGEQALIDAANEAPRLLELIGDGGLATVVTTHRHMDHWVALEEVVAKTGARALVHADDAEGLPIAAEALREGDTVAVGDCELEVIHLRGHTPGSIALLYRDPAGTPHLFTGDSLFPGGVGNTDQDPERFGQLIDDVEARLFDRLPDETWFYPGHGKDSTLGAERPAVPQWRARGW, from the coding sequence ATGACCTACACCGGAGACGTCACGCCCGGCGGCCCGCCGGCCGTGCGCGAGCTCGACCGGCTCACCGTCACCAAGCTGTCGGTGGGCCCGATGGACAACAACGCCTACCTGCTGCGCTGCCACGCCACCGGTGAGCAGGCGCTCATCGACGCCGCCAACGAGGCGCCCCGCCTGCTGGAGCTGATCGGCGACGGCGGGCTGGCGACCGTGGTCACCACCCACCGGCACATGGACCACTGGGTCGCGCTGGAGGAGGTCGTGGCCAAGACCGGCGCCCGCGCGCTGGTGCACGCCGACGACGCCGAGGGCCTGCCGATCGCCGCCGAGGCGCTGCGCGAGGGCGACACCGTCGCCGTCGGCGACTGCGAGCTGGAGGTGATCCACCTGCGCGGGCACACCCCGGGCTCGATCGCGCTGCTCTACCGCGACCCGGCGGGCACCCCGCACCTCTTCACCGGCGACTCGCTTTTTCCCGGTGGGGTGGGCAACACCGACCAGGACCCGGAACGCTTCGGCCAGCTCATCGACGACGTCGAGGCCCGGCTCTTCGACCGGTTGCCGGACGAGACCTGGTTCTACCCGGGCCACGGCAAGGACAGCACGCTCGGCGCCGAGCGACCCGCCGTGCCGCAGTGGCGGGCGCGCGGCTGGTGA
- a CDS encoding maleylpyruvate isomerase family mycothiol-dependent enzyme, whose protein sequence is MTTDPLLLTGELAAANDRLLRTVAGLTAADVAAPSPLPGWTRAHVLTHLARNADGFVNLLTAARTGEPIPMYASVEARNADIETGAGRGPADLLDDLRRSAQRFDVAVAEMPAEAWGATVQARRGPWPAALVVWGRLREVEVHHVDLGAGYRPADWPEAFALRLLHEVTAGLAGDPGAPAMVLRVDGAAHEITVGDPEGAPTITGPAPELAAWLTGRGTGELLTVDPDGPLPTPPEWI, encoded by the coding sequence ATGACGACTGATCCCCTGCTGCTGACCGGCGAGCTGGCCGCGGCCAACGACCGGCTGCTGCGTACCGTGGCCGGCCTGACCGCCGCGGACGTCGCGGCGCCGTCGCCGCTGCCGGGCTGGACCCGCGCGCACGTGCTCACCCACCTGGCCCGCAACGCCGACGGGTTCGTCAACCTGCTCACCGCCGCCCGCACCGGCGAACCGATCCCGATGTACGCCTCGGTCGAGGCGCGTAACGCCGACATCGAGACGGGCGCCGGCCGGGGGCCGGCGGACCTCCTGGACGACCTGCGCCGCAGCGCCCAGCGCTTCGACGTGGCGGTGGCGGAGATGCCGGCCGAGGCGTGGGGCGCGACGGTGCAGGCCCGACGCGGTCCGTGGCCGGCGGCGCTGGTGGTGTGGGGCCGGCTGCGCGAGGTCGAGGTGCACCACGTCGACCTGGGCGCCGGCTACCGGCCGGCCGACTGGCCGGAGGCGTTCGCCCTGCGGCTGCTGCACGAGGTGACGGCCGGCCTGGCCGGCGACCCGGGCGCGCCGGCCATGGTGCTGCGGGTGGACGGCGCCGCCCACGAGATCACCGTGGGCGACCCCGAGGGGGCGCCCACGATCACCGGCCCCGCGCCGGAACTCGCCGCCTGGCTGACCGGCCGGGGCACGGGCGAGCTGCTCACCGTCGACCCCGACGGCCCCCTGCCGACTCCACCGGAATGGATCTGA
- the uvrA gene encoding excinuclease ABC subunit UvrA, whose product MADRLIIRGAREHNLRDVSLDLPRDALIVFTGLSGSGKSSLAFDTIFAEGQRRYVESLSSYARQFLGQMDKPDVDFIEGLSPAVSIDQKSTSRNPRSTVGTITEVYDYLRLLFARIGEPHCPICGERISKQSPQQIVDRVLAMPEGTKFMVLAPVVRGRKGEYVDLFAELQAKGYARARVDGVVHPLTEPPKLKKQEKHTIEVVIDRLSVKPSAKQRLTDSVEAALGLSSGLVLLDFVDLPEDDPARERRYSEHLACPNDHPLAIEDLEPRVFSFNAPYGACPECTGLGTKKEVDPELVIPDPERTLREGAIQPWATGHNLEYFLRLLEALGEAQHFDVDTPWRALPSRAQKTILHGSDDQVHVRYRNKYGRERSYYTGFEGVVQWIERRHNDTESEWSRDKYEGYMRDVPCAACGGARLKPEVLAVTLAGKSIAEVCNLSVGEAADLLAGIELTDRQKMIAERVLKEINARLKFLLDVGLDYLSLDRPAGTLSGGEAQRIRLATQIGSGLVGVLYVLDEPSIGLHQRDNHRLIETLLRLRGLGNTLIVVEHDEDTIRVADWIVDIGPGAGEHGGKIVHSGSVPALLDNEESVTGAYLAGRKAIPTPATRRPQTPGRELVVHGAREHNLRNLTVGFPLGQLIAVTGVSGSGKSTLVNDILYAVLANQINGARLVPGRHTRVTGLEHVDKVVGVDQSPIGRTPRSNPATYTGVWDHVRKLFAETTEAKVRGYGPGRFSFNVKGGRCEACSGDGTIKIEMNFLPDVYVPCEVCKGARYNRETLEVHYKGRTVAEVLDMPIEEAAEFFSAIPAIHRHLKTLVDVGLGYVRLGQPAPTLSGGEAQRVKLASELQKRSTGRTVYVLDEPTTGLHFEDIRKLLMVLEGLVDKGNTVITIEHNLDVIKTADWLIDMGPEGGHRGGTVLATGTPEEVAEVAESHTGEFLRPILKLAGEAKGAKAATTRAAKANGVTRTRARKVPAGVR is encoded by the coding sequence GTGGCCGACCGTCTGATCATCCGTGGCGCGCGCGAGCACAACCTGCGTGACGTCAGTCTCGACCTGCCCCGGGACGCCCTGATCGTCTTCACCGGGCTCTCCGGTTCGGGCAAGTCGAGCCTGGCGTTCGACACCATCTTCGCCGAGGGGCAGCGCCGCTACGTCGAGTCGCTGTCGTCGTACGCCCGGCAGTTCCTCGGCCAGATGGACAAGCCCGATGTCGACTTCATCGAGGGCCTCAGCCCCGCGGTCTCCATCGACCAGAAGTCCACCTCGCGCAACCCCCGCTCCACCGTCGGCACCATCACCGAGGTCTACGACTACCTGCGCCTGCTCTTCGCCCGCATCGGCGAGCCGCACTGCCCGATCTGCGGCGAGCGGATCTCCAAGCAGAGCCCGCAGCAGATCGTCGACCGGGTGCTCGCCATGCCCGAGGGCACCAAGTTCATGGTGCTCGCGCCGGTGGTGCGCGGCCGCAAGGGCGAATACGTCGACCTCTTCGCCGAGCTGCAGGCCAAGGGCTACGCGCGGGCCCGGGTCGACGGCGTGGTGCACCCGCTGACCGAGCCGCCCAAGCTCAAAAAGCAGGAGAAGCACACCATCGAGGTGGTGATCGACCGGCTCAGCGTGAAGCCGAGCGCCAAGCAGCGGCTCACCGACTCGGTCGAGGCGGCGCTCGGCCTCTCCAGCGGCCTGGTGCTGCTCGACTTCGTCGACCTGCCGGAGGACGACCCGGCCCGGGAGCGCCGCTACTCCGAGCACCTGGCCTGCCCGAACGACCACCCGCTCGCCATCGAGGACCTGGAACCCCGGGTCTTCTCCTTCAACGCGCCCTACGGCGCCTGCCCCGAGTGCACCGGCCTCGGCACCAAGAAGGAGGTCGACCCGGAGCTGGTCATCCCGGACCCGGAGCGCACGCTGCGCGAGGGCGCGATCCAGCCCTGGGCCACCGGGCACAACCTGGAATACTTCCTGCGCCTGCTGGAGGCGCTCGGCGAGGCGCAGCACTTCGACGTCGACACGCCGTGGCGGGCGCTGCCGTCGCGGGCGCAGAAGACGATCCTGCACGGCTCCGACGACCAGGTGCACGTGCGCTACCGCAACAAGTACGGTCGCGAGCGCTCCTACTACACCGGCTTCGAGGGCGTGGTGCAGTGGATCGAGCGCCGGCACAACGACACCGAGTCGGAGTGGTCCCGCGACAAGTACGAGGGCTACATGCGCGACGTGCCGTGCGCGGCCTGCGGCGGCGCCCGGCTCAAGCCGGAGGTGCTGGCGGTCACGCTGGCCGGCAAGAGCATCGCCGAGGTCTGCAACCTCTCCGTCGGCGAGGCGGCCGACCTGCTCGCCGGCATCGAGCTGACCGACCGGCAGAAGATGATCGCCGAGCGCGTGCTCAAGGAGATCAACGCCCGGCTGAAGTTCCTGCTCGACGTCGGTCTGGACTATCTCTCCCTGGACCGTCCGGCGGGCACGCTCTCCGGCGGCGAGGCGCAGCGCATCCGGCTCGCCACCCAGATCGGCTCCGGCCTGGTCGGCGTGCTCTACGTGCTCGACGAGCCGTCGATCGGCCTGCACCAGCGCGACAACCACCGGCTGATCGAGACGCTGCTGCGGCTGCGCGGGCTGGGCAACACGCTGATCGTGGTCGAGCACGACGAGGACACCATCCGGGTGGCCGACTGGATCGTCGACATCGGTCCCGGGGCGGGTGAGCACGGCGGCAAGATCGTGCACAGCGGCTCGGTGCCGGCGCTGCTCGACAACGAGGAGTCGGTCACCGGCGCCTACCTGGCCGGGCGCAAGGCCATCCCGACCCCGGCCACCCGCCGGCCGCAGACGCCGGGACGCGAGCTGGTGGTGCACGGCGCGCGCGAGCACAACCTGCGCAACCTCACCGTGGGCTTCCCGCTGGGGCAGCTCATCGCGGTCACCGGGGTCAGCGGCTCGGGCAAGTCGACGCTGGTCAACGACATCCTCTACGCGGTGCTCGCCAACCAGATCAACGGCGCCCGGCTGGTGCCCGGCCGGCACACCCGGGTCACCGGCTTGGAGCACGTGGACAAGGTCGTCGGCGTGGACCAGTCGCCGATCGGGCGCACCCCGCGGTCCAACCCGGCCACCTACACCGGGGTCTGGGACCACGTCCGCAAGCTCTTCGCCGAGACCACCGAGGCCAAGGTCCGAGGGTACGGTCCGGGCCGGTTCTCGTTCAACGTCAAGGGCGGGCGCTGCGAGGCGTGCTCCGGCGACGGCACCATCAAGATCGAGATGAACTTCCTGCCGGACGTCTACGTCCCCTGCGAGGTCTGCAAGGGCGCCCGCTACAACCGGGAGACGCTGGAGGTGCACTACAAGGGCCGCACCGTCGCCGAGGTGCTGGACATGCCGATCGAGGAGGCGGCCGAGTTCTTCTCCGCCATCCCGGCCATCCACCGGCACCTGAAGACGCTGGTCGACGTCGGGCTGGGCTACGTGCGGCTCGGCCAGCCGGCGCCGACGCTCTCCGGCGGCGAGGCGCAGCGCGTGAAGCTCGCCTCCGAGTTGCAGAAGCGCTCCACCGGCCGGACGGTCTACGTGCTCGACGAGCCCACCACCGGCCTGCACTTCGAGGACATCCGCAAGCTGCTGATGGTGCTGGAGGGCCTGGTCGACAAGGGCAACACGGTCATCACCATCGAGCACAACCTCGACGTGATCAAGACGGCCGACTGGCTGATCGACATGGGCCCGGAGGGCGGTCACCGAGGCGGCACGGTGCTCGCCACCGGCACCCCGGAGGAGGTCGCCGAGGTCGCGGAGAGCCACACCGGCGAGTTCCTGCGGCCGATCCTCAAGCTGGCCGGCGAGGCCAAGGGCGCCAAGGCGGCCACCACCCGGGCGGCCAAGGCCAACGGTGTCACCAGGACGCGGGCCCGCAAGGTGCCGGCGGGCGTGCGCTGA
- a CDS encoding C39 family peptidase: MATTLLRNTVLTAAGIAATAGGIAGPAIAAHAAPAEKSTVVADRKGHGERELNVRYEAQPNFYYCGPAAARNAISVLGKNIDVDAMAKEMGTTENGTNSINDITPVLNKETGKPYRSVEIRSPKADNSQTDKLRADIVHTVDDGRAVVANIAGTTTDTDGTTHSFEGGHYISVVGYQNNGETVTIADSANPNTASYRITVDNLADWIATRGYSTR, translated from the coding sequence ATGGCTACCACCCTGCTGCGTAACACCGTGCTGACCGCTGCCGGTATCGCCGCCACCGCCGGCGGTATCGCCGGGCCCGCCATCGCCGCCCACGCCGCCCCGGCCGAGAAGAGCACCGTCGTCGCCGACCGCAAGGGTCACGGCGAGCGGGAGCTGAACGTGCGCTACGAGGCACAGCCGAACTTCTACTACTGCGGCCCCGCCGCCGCCCGCAACGCCATCAGCGTCCTGGGCAAGAACATCGACGTCGACGCCATGGCCAAGGAGATGGGCACCACCGAGAACGGCACCAACAGCATCAACGACATCACCCCGGTCCTGAACAAGGAAACCGGCAAGCCCTACCGCTCCGTCGAGATCCGCAGCCCCAAGGCCGACAACAGCCAGACCGACAAGCTGCGCGCCGACATCGTCCACACCGTCGACGACGGACGCGCCGTGGTCGCCAACATCGCCGGCACCACCACCGACACCGACGGCACCACCCACTCCTTCGAAGGCGGCCACTACATCAGCGTCGTCGGCTACCAGAACAACGGCGAAACCGTCACCATCGCCGACAGCGCCAACCCGAACACCGCCTCCTACCGCATCACCGTCGACAACCTCGCCGACTGGATCGCCACCCGCGGCTACAGCACCCGCTGA
- a CDS encoding DedA family protein, which produces MTDLLAQFGQLPTTLLMGLLGVVMLADAVPLLGVLVPGDAAVLAAVGAGRPVGGAAAVAAVVAGCVAGWSLSFLAGRLWGARLRRGRLGDWIGESRWAAAETLLRRRGGRIVLVAPFLPVFNALLPLAAGGLRMPYRRFVACAALGATAWAGLYVALGLAARTLTGLLPGAPDPTVLTMTVGLLLAGPVLLGTRRRLRAVTG; this is translated from the coding sequence ATGACGGATCTCCTCGCCCAGTTCGGGCAGCTTCCCACCACGCTGCTGATGGGGCTGCTGGGCGTGGTGATGCTCGCCGACGCCGTACCGCTGCTCGGGGTGCTGGTGCCCGGCGACGCCGCGGTCCTCGCCGCGGTCGGGGCGGGCCGGCCGGTCGGCGGGGCGGCGGCGGTCGCCGCGGTGGTCGCCGGCTGCGTGGCCGGGTGGTCGTTGAGCTTCCTCGCCGGCCGGCTCTGGGGCGCGCGGCTGCGACGCGGCCGGCTGGGCGACTGGATCGGCGAGTCCCGCTGGGCGGCCGCCGAGACGCTGCTGCGTCGCCGCGGCGGGCGGATCGTGCTGGTGGCGCCGTTCCTGCCGGTGTTCAACGCGTTACTGCCGCTGGCCGCCGGCGGGCTGCGGATGCCGTACCGGCGGTTCGTCGCCTGCGCGGCGCTCGGCGCCACCGCCTGGGCCGGGCTCTACGTGGCGCTCGGGCTGGCCGCGCGGACGCTGACCGGGCTGCTGCCCGGCGCGCCCGACCCGACGGTGCTCACCATGACGGTCGGGCTGCTGCTCGCCGGCCCGGTGCTGCTCGGCACCCGGCGGCGGCTGCGCGCGGTGACCGGCTGA
- the rsgA gene encoding ribosome small subunit-dependent GTPase A: protein MNLDLTALGWDADRAAHLDRRFDHRPGRVARVDRGVCTVLCPEGPVRASLGGGVLAAAARDLTALPCAGDWVLLATWPDGPVTVETVLPRRTALVRRTAGKDASGQVLAANIDAAAVVEPVHPAPDAARIERLLSLVHESGAEPLVLLTKADLAADPEAVARQLAELAPGVPVLPVSAERGTGLAPLRRHVAPGRTLGLLGPSGAGKSSLVNALAGAEVMPTQAIRRVDGKGRHTTTWRALVPLPGGGAVLDTPGVRAVGLLDGAAGLDRAFADIAELAAGCRYADCAHDAEPACAVRDALDRGELSTRRWESWRRLQREIAFESGRRAVRLAAERRGGWRGGRRRTGRSATPPAPGPF from the coding sequence ATGAACCTCGACCTGACCGCACTCGGCTGGGACGCCGACCGGGCTGCCCATCTCGACCGGCGATTCGACCACCGACCCGGGCGGGTGGCCCGGGTGGACCGCGGCGTGTGCACCGTGCTGTGCCCGGAGGGCCCGGTGCGGGCCAGCCTCGGCGGCGGCGTGCTCGCCGCCGCGGCCCGCGACCTGACCGCGCTGCCGTGCGCGGGCGACTGGGTGCTGCTGGCCACCTGGCCGGACGGCCCGGTCACCGTGGAGACGGTGCTGCCCCGGCGCACCGCGCTGGTGCGGCGCACCGCCGGCAAGGACGCCAGCGGCCAGGTGCTGGCCGCCAACATCGACGCCGCCGCGGTGGTCGAGCCGGTGCACCCGGCGCCGGACGCCGCCCGGATCGAACGGCTGCTCTCGCTCGTGCACGAGTCCGGCGCCGAGCCGCTGGTGCTGCTCACCAAGGCCGACCTGGCGGCCGACCCGGAGGCGGTGGCCCGGCAGTTGGCCGAGCTGGCCCCCGGGGTGCCGGTGCTGCCGGTCAGCGCCGAGCGGGGCACCGGCCTGGCGCCGCTGCGCCGGCACGTGGCCCCCGGGCGCACGCTGGGCCTGCTCGGTCCCTCCGGCGCCGGCAAGTCGAGCCTGGTCAACGCGCTGGCCGGGGCGGAGGTGATGCCCACCCAGGCGATCCGCCGGGTCGACGGCAAGGGCCGGCACACCACCACCTGGCGGGCGCTGGTGCCGCTGCCGGGTGGGGGAGCGGTGCTGGACACCCCCGGCGTACGGGCGGTCGGCCTGCTGGACGGCGCCGCCGGGCTGGACCGGGCGTTCGCCGACATCGCCGAGCTGGCCGCCGGCTGCCGGTACGCCGACTGCGCGCACGACGCCGAGCCGGCCTGCGCGGTGCGGGACGCGCTGGACCGTGGCGAGCTGTCGACGCGCCGGTGGGAGAGCTGGCGCCGGTTGCAGCGGGAGATCGCGTTCGAGAGCGGACGGCGCGCGGTGCGGCTGGCCGCCGAGCGGCGCGGCGGCTGGCGGGGCGGGCGGCGGCGCACCGGGCGGTCGGCGACCCCGCCGGCGCCCGGCCCGTTCTGA
- a CDS encoding Rieske (2Fe-2S) protein, giving the protein MSDDQVLTGPVTQSRRALLTGAGAVGAAVVLAGCGDDEATPGTAPTSGGPGASGTGDAGGGNRDSSGPLARTTDIPVGGGAVYASKGVVITQPEAGQFKAFDPICTHQGCPVSNVDGGTINCTCHNSRFSIADGSVKAGPATKPLAGKEIKVEGDQITLA; this is encoded by the coding sequence ATGAGTGATGATCAGGTGCTGACCGGGCCGGTCACCCAGAGCCGTCGAGCCCTGCTCACGGGCGCCGGCGCGGTCGGCGCGGCCGTGGTGCTCGCGGGGTGCGGTGACGACGAGGCGACGCCGGGGACGGCCCCGACCAGCGGCGGACCGGGCGCCAGCGGGACCGGTGACGCCGGCGGCGGCAACCGGGACAGCAGCGGTCCGCTGGCCCGCACCACCGACATTCCGGTCGGCGGCGGCGCGGTGTACGCCAGCAAGGGCGTCGTGATCACCCAGCCCGAGGCCGGCCAGTTCAAGGCGTTCGACCCGATCTGCACGCACCAGGGCTGCCCGGTGTCGAACGTCGACGGCGGCACCATCAACTGCACCTGCCACAACAGCCGGTTCTCGATCGCCGACGGCTCGGTGAAGGCCGGCCCCGCCACCAAGCCGCTGGCGGGCAAGGAGATCAAGGTCGAGGGCGACCAGATCACGCTCGCCTGA
- the uvrC gene encoding excinuclease ABC subunit UvrC yields the protein MADPSTYRPATGTIPESPGVYRFRDGTGRVIYVGKARNLRSRLNSYFADPVNLHQRTRQMVFTAESVDWITVATEVEALQQEYTWIKQYDPRFNVRYRDDKSYPYLAVTLDEEFPRLQVMRGAKRKGVRYFGPYSHAWAIRETLDLLLRVFPARTCSSGVFKRAGQVGRPCLLGYIGKCSAPCVGTVSAERHREIVDGFCDFMAGRTDTMVRRIEKDMLEASEQLEFERAARLRDDVAALRRAMEKQTVVLGDGTDADVVAFADDPLEAAVQVFHVRDGRVRGQRGWVVEKTEELTTGDLVHHFCTQVYGGEQGEADVPRELLVPELPADADALADWLSTRRGSRVSLRVPQRGDKRSLLETVERNAKDALARHKLKRAGDLTTRGQALDEIADALAMRTSPLRIECYDVSQIQGTDVVASMVVFEDGLPRKSEYRRFIVRGATDDLSAMSEVLRRRFARYLDARAETGELGEETAADPDRPGIDPTTGRPRRFAYPPQLVVVDGGPPQVAAAAKALTELGIDDVALCGLAKRLEEVWLPDDEFPVILPRTSEALYLLQRVRDEAHRFAITFHRQRRSKRMTESALDNVPGLGEVRRQALLRHFGSLKRLSAATVEEITEVPGVGRRTAEAILAALDSDPATTPS from the coding sequence GTGGCTGACCCCTCGACCTACCGTCCCGCGACCGGCACCATCCCGGAGTCCCCAGGGGTCTACCGCTTCCGCGACGGCACCGGCCGGGTGATCTACGTCGGCAAGGCGCGCAACCTGCGCAGCCGGCTCAACTCCTACTTCGCCGACCCGGTCAACCTGCACCAGCGCACCCGGCAGATGGTCTTCACCGCCGAGTCGGTCGACTGGATCACCGTCGCCACCGAGGTCGAGGCGCTCCAGCAGGAATACACCTGGATCAAGCAGTACGACCCCCGGTTCAACGTCCGCTACCGCGACGACAAGTCCTATCCCTACCTGGCGGTCACCCTCGACGAGGAGTTCCCGCGCCTGCAGGTGATGCGCGGCGCCAAGCGCAAGGGGGTGCGCTACTTCGGGCCCTACTCGCACGCCTGGGCCATCCGCGAGACGCTCGACCTGCTGCTGCGCGTCTTCCCGGCGCGCACCTGCTCCTCCGGGGTGTTCAAGCGGGCCGGTCAGGTCGGCCGGCCCTGCCTGCTGGGCTACATCGGCAAGTGCTCCGCGCCCTGCGTCGGCACGGTCAGCGCCGAGCGCCACCGGGAGATCGTCGACGGCTTCTGCGACTTCATGGCCGGCCGCACCGACACGATGGTGCGCCGGATCGAGAAGGACATGCTGGAGGCCAGCGAGCAGTTGGAGTTCGAGCGGGCCGCCCGGCTGCGCGACGACGTGGCCGCGTTGCGCCGGGCCATGGAGAAGCAGACCGTGGTGCTCGGCGACGGCACCGACGCCGACGTGGTGGCGTTCGCCGACGACCCGCTCGAAGCCGCGGTGCAGGTCTTCCACGTCCGCGACGGCCGGGTGCGCGGCCAGCGCGGCTGGGTGGTGGAGAAGACCGAGGAGCTGACCACCGGCGACCTCGTGCACCACTTCTGCACCCAGGTCTACGGCGGCGAGCAGGGCGAGGCCGACGTCCCCCGGGAGCTGCTCGTCCCCGAGCTGCCCGCCGACGCCGACGCGCTCGCCGACTGGCTCTCCACCCGGCGGGGCAGCCGGGTGTCGCTGCGGGTGCCGCAGCGCGGCGACAAGCGGTCGCTGCTGGAGACCGTCGAGCGCAACGCCAAGGACGCGCTGGCCCGGCACAAGCTCAAGCGCGCCGGTGACCTGACCACCCGCGGTCAGGCCCTCGACGAGATCGCCGACGCGCTCGCCATGCGCACCTCGCCGCTGCGCATCGAGTGCTACGACGTCTCGCAGATCCAGGGCACCGACGTGGTCGCCAGCATGGTCGTCTTCGAGGACGGGTTGCCCCGCAAGAGCGAATACCGGCGGTTCATCGTGCGTGGCGCCACCGACGACCTCTCCGCCATGTCCGAGGTGCTGCGCCGGCGCTTCGCCCGCTATCTCGACGCCCGCGCCGAGACCGGTGAGCTGGGCGAGGAGACCGCCGCCGACCCCGACCGCCCCGGCATCGACCCGACCACCGGGCGGCCACGCCGGTTCGCGTACCCGCCGCAACTGGTGGTGGTCGACGGCGGCCCGCCCCAGGTGGCCGCCGCCGCCAAGGCGCTGACCGAGCTGGGCATCGACGACGTGGCGCTGTGCGGGTTGGCCAAGCGGCTGGAGGAGGTCTGGCTGCCCGACGACGAGTTCCCGGTCATCCTGCCGCGCACCTCCGAGGCGCTCTACCTGCTGCAACGGGTCCGCGACGAGGCCCACCGCTTCGCCATCACGTTCCACCGCCAGCGGCGCTCCAAGCGGATGACCGAGTCCGCGTTGGACAACGTGCCCGGGCTCGGCGAGGTCCGGCGGCAGGCGCTGCTGCGGCACTTCGGCTCGCTGAAGCGGCTCTCCGCGGCCACCGTCGAGGAGATCACCGAGGTGCCCGGCGTGGGCCGGCGCACGGCGGAGGCCATCCTCGCCGCCCTCGACAGCGACCCGGCCACGACACCGTCCTGA